A single Anabas testudineus chromosome 10, fAnaTes1.2, whole genome shotgun sequence DNA region contains:
- the timm8a gene encoding mitochondrial import inner membrane translocase subunit Tim8 A — MDGQGATSDPQLQQFIEVESQKQRFQQLVHQMTEVCWEKCMDKPGPKLDSRTEVCFVNCVERFIDTSQFILNRLEQTQRSRGSFSESMSD, encoded by the exons ATGGACGGCCAGGGAGCTACATCCGACCCTCAACTTCAGCAGTTTATCGAGGTTGAGTCTCAAAAGCAAAGATTTCAACAGCTGGTGCATCAAATGACTGAGGTTTGCTGG GAAAAATGTATGGATAAACCTGGGCCGAAGCTGGACTCGAGGACAGAAGTGTGTTTCGTTAACTGTGTGGAGCGATTTATCGACACCAGCCAGTTTATCCTAAACAGACTGGAACAGACTCAGCGGAGCAGAGGATCTTTCTCTGAGAGCATGTCAGACTAA